TATTAATTATTAATTAATTCATCAGAATGCAGCGTCATCAACACCCGCTCAGGTGTCATAGGTGATTCAAATGTCGACTTCGCATTTGGATTAAAAGCTTTCATTGCTTCACGCAAAGCGAAGAACGCACCGATTCCATACATTAGAGGTGGTTCACCGACTGCTTTTGAACGGAAGATTGCAAGGTTATCTACATTCGTCTGAAGGAAATCGATGTTGATCTCTTTTGGAACAGAATAAACATCCGGTACTTTATAAGTAGACAAAGCATTACTTCTTAATCGACCATCTTTGTCATAGATAACTTCTTCCATCGTCATCCAGCCAATTCCCTGCACAATTCCTCCCTCTACTTGTCCACGGTCAATGATCACATTCATTGAAGCACCAAAATCATGGACAACATTTACGGAATCGAATTCATAGGTTCCGCGTAAGCAATCAATCGTAACAGTTATTATTGCCGAACCATAAACGTGATATGCAAATGGATGTCCCTTTTCCTTTTTAGCATCAAATGATATTTCAGGAGTTGCATAATGACCGTGTTCAGATAAACTTACTCTTCTCAGATAAGCAGCCATGATCAATTGTCTCCAGTCAAGAGAACTCTTTTCACCTTTTACAAATACATATTGGTTAATTACTGAGATTGCATCAACAGTAGTATTCAATTCCATTGCAGCGACTTCTTTCAGCCGGTTGAGAATTGCTTCACATGCAATTTGTGTTGCACGGCCATTCAGATCAGCAGTAGCAGATGCTGCAGATGGAGAAGTATTTGCAATACGAAATGTATTTGTTGAATTTACCCTGATCATTGCAGGATCGATGGAGAAAATCTGAGCTGCTATCTGCAGAATTTTTGTATTTACACCTTGTCCCATTTCAACTGCACCGGTACTTACATTTACACTACCATCAGTATATACGTGTACTAATGCACGTGCCTGATTCATCAGTGTTTTTGTGAAACTTATACCAAATGCAACCGGCATCAGTGCAATTCCTTTTTTATATAATTGGTTTTTGAAATTGAATTGCGCAACTTCATTTCTCATTTTTTGAAGATCAAAGATCTTTTCCGCTTTTTCCCAACACTCGTTAGCTTCACTTACAGCAATTTGTCCATAAGGAAATTCATCTCCATTTCTTATGAGATTTTGTTTTTGAATTTCTGAAGCATTAATACCTAACTCATCAGCAGCATGTGCTATAGCGCTTTCGATAACAAACATACCTTGCGGACCGCCAAAGCCACGAAAGGCAGTGTTCGGCGGAAGATTTGTACGACAGCTATAAGCAGTTGCCTTGACATTTGGAATAAAGTACGAATTCGTACAATGAAAAAGTGTGCGTTCCATAACTGCAGGAGAAAGATCTGCAGCTGCACCAGCATTCTGATAAAAAGTCGCTTCATAAGCAAGGATCTTAAGATCTTTATCAAGACCAATCTTGTAATCCGAAGAATACGGATGTCGTTTTCCCGTCATCCGCATGTCTTCCATTCGATGCAGAGAATATTTTACCGGTCGTTTCAGATGATATGTTGCCAATGCACAAAGCGCTGCCCATGTATTTGCCTGGTCTTCTTTTCCCCCGAATCCGCCGCCTAAGCGGGTCACATCCACTTCAAGCATGTGCATAGGTAATCCAAGTACTTTCGAACATGCTCTCTGTACTGCTGTTGGACCTTGTGTCGATGAATAAATTTTTATTGCACCATTTTCCATTGGCAAGGTATAGGCACCTTGCGTTTCAATGTATAAATGTTCTTGTCCATTCGAATCAGCTTTTCCTTCAAAAACATGTACGCAATCCTTAAATGCATTTTCCGGTTCACCGATTTTAAAAGTTCGAGGTTGTACTATAAGGTGACCTTTCTTCTGCGCTTCACGCGGATCAGTAATTACAGGAAGAGGAGAAATTTCCACTTTGATTTTCCTGATTGCCATACGTGCGAGTTCATCGGATTCTGCAACAACAAAAGCAACAGGCATTCCACAGAAATGAACTTCGTGGTCAGCAATTAATGGTTCATCCGGAATAATACCACCGATCTGATTTTCGCCGGGGATATCCTTTGCAGTAAAAATTCTTACCACACCTTCAGACTGAATCGCTGCTGTCAGGTCAAGATTTTTTATTTCACCATGAGCAACAGGAGAATCAAATGCTACTCCGAAAAGTGTTCCTGCTAAAATGGGTATATCATCAAGGTAAATCGATTCTCCGCGTAAATGATTTTTGCTGTCTATATTTTTCATACCTAATGTTCATCATTGTAAAAAAAATGAACCTTTGTTTACATCGTTATAAATTCAGAATTTACTAATTCAGGATACCAGATTGCGAAATGACCTTTGATAAGTTGATTCAGCAATCTTCTTTTATATTCAATTGTTCCGCGTGCGTCGCTGATAGGAGAAATTTCCGATTGTACTATTGAAAGTAATTTTGATATCAATTCAGGAGATATTTTTTTTCCGGCAAGAAACATCGAAGATTTCTTCAGATATAGCGGAGTTGGTCCGACACCGCCTGCAGAAATACTTGCCTTTATAATTGTACCATTTTCAACTTCTGCAAGTATTGCACTGTTAACACTGGCAATATCCAGATTCGTTCTTTTACAAACTTTTTCGAAATTAAATTTGCAATTGGGTGAAGGAAGTTTAAAACTAATTGCCTTCACATATTCATTCGGATTTTTATCCAGCTTTTTATAGCCCAGATAAAACTCGCTTAGCTTTATCGTCCTGGAAGTTGTTGCAGTACATAATTCTATTGACGCATCCAATGCAAGAAAGAAGGCAGTAAAGTCTCCAATTGGTGAAGCATTTACCAAATTACCTGCAATAGTTGCCATATTCCTGATCGGTGTAGATGAAACAAGCTTGTAATATTTTTCAAAATCAGGAAATGCTTTTCTGATTACAGGTGATTCTATAAGATCAGTTACTGTAGAGGCAGCACCTATTGTACAAACTCCATTCTCTTCAGTGATTCCTGAAAGTTCTTCATTTTTCAAGAGGAATGAAAGTTGAGAATGTGGAAGATCTTCATGTTTCTGAACATAAAGATCTGTCCCCCCACTCACAAAATATTCGGGATCTGCAATTCTGCTATGTCTTGTACATGATAATTGAACGAGAGCAAGTTTTTCTTTTATCGTTGCAAAATACTCAGGAAGAATTTTCTTGTCTGAAACAAAAACAATTGCTTCTTCATTCTTTCTCTGCGAACAGATGCCGGCAATTTTCGCTACTGCCCTTTGAATTGATTTATAACCGGTACAACGACAAATATTGCCATCGATGGCAGCCAATGCTTCCGACTCATAATCCTTTACATCTTCACGAAGACAAAATCCGGCAAGGGACATTACAAATCCGGGTGTACAGAATCCGCACTGTGTTGCGCCTTCATCGCTCATAGCCTGTTGCACGGGATTGAGGTTTTCCATATTCACCCCTTCTATTGTTACGATATGTTTTCCATGCGCATTTGCCAAAGGCATTAAACAGGAAGTCATCGATCTGTAGCGCATTCTCCCTTCAACGATCTCACCAACTAAAACAGTGCATGCTCCACAATCTCCTTCACGACAACCGATCTTTGTTCCGGTTAAATTTTTCAGATACCGGACATAATCAAGAACTACAACTCCGGGATGTC
This sequence is a window from Bacteroidota bacterium. Protein-coding genes within it:
- a CDS encoding molybdopterin-dependent oxidoreductase, with amino-acid sequence MKNIDSKNHLRGESIYLDDIPILAGTLFGVAFDSPVAHGEIKNLDLTAAIQSEGVVRIFTAKDIPGENQIGGIIPDEPLIADHEVHFCGMPVAFVVAESDELARMAIRKIKVEISPLPVITDPREAQKKGHLIVQPRTFKIGEPENAFKDCVHVFEGKADSNGQEHLYIETQGAYTLPMENGAIKIYSSTQGPTAVQRACSKVLGLPMHMLEVDVTRLGGGFGGKEDQANTWAALCALATYHLKRPVKYSLHRMEDMRMTGKRHPYSSDYKIGLDKDLKILAYEATFYQNAGAAADLSPAVMERTLFHCTNSYFIPNVKATAYSCRTNLPPNTAFRGFGGPQGMFVIESAIAHAADELGINASEIQKQNLIRNGDEFPYGQIAVSEANECWEKAEKIFDLQKMRNEVAQFNFKNQLYKKGIALMPVAFGISFTKTLMNQARALVHVYTDGSVNVSTGAVEMGQGVNTKILQIAAQIFSIDPAMIRVNSTNTFRIANTSPSAASATADLNGRATQIACEAILNRLKEVAAMELNTTVDAISVINQYVFVKGEKSSLDWRQLIMAAYLRRVSLSEHGHYATPEISFDAKKEKGHPFAYHVYGSAIITVTIDCLRGTYEFDSVNVVHDFGASMNVIIDRGQVEGGIVQGIGWMTMEEVIYDKDGRLRSNALSTYKVPDVYSVPKEINIDFLQTNVDNLAIFRSKAVGEPPLMYGIGAFFALREAMKAFNPNAKSTFESPMTPERVLMTLHSDELINN
- a CDS encoding FAD binding domain-containing protein — translated: MIKFILNEKEVHYSGHPGVVVLDYVRYLKNLTGTKIGCREGDCGACTVLVGEIVEGRMRYRSMTSCLMPLANAHGKHIVTIEGVNMENLNPVQQAMSDEGATQCGFCTPGFVMSLAGFCLREDVKDYESEALAAIDGNICRCTGYKSIQRAVAKIAGICSQRKNEEAIVFVSDKKILPEYFATIKEKLALVQLSCTRHSRIADPEYFVSGGTDLYVQKHEDLPHSQLSFLLKNEELSGITEENGVCTIGAASTVTDLIESPVIRKAFPDFEKYYKLVSSTPIRNMATIAGNLVNASPIGDFTAFFLALDASIELCTATTSRTIKLSEFYLGYKKLDKNPNEYVKAISFKLPSPNCKFNFEKVCKRTNLDIASVNSAILAEVENGTIIKASISAGGVGPTPLYLKKSSMFLAGKKISPELISKLLSIVQSEISPISDARGTIEYKRRLLNQLIKGHFAIWYPELVNSEFITM